In the genome of Streptomyces aquilus, the window GCCGGCCTCCTCGTCCACCTCGTAGTGGTCCTTGCCGCCCAGCAGATAGTCGTAGATCCGGGCGGGGTGCGGCCTGCTGGTGTCGATCTCCCCGACGATGCCGTCCTGCGTCACGTTGCACTCCCCTTGCTGATCGACATGTGTGATCGACTGACGACAGTTTCACACATCAACTTCTGCGCGGCCTGCCGGAGTTCGCCGGCTGCCCGGGACGCCCGCCCGGCTCGCCGCCGGTTCGCCGGTGGTGGCGGGCTGGTCCTCTCCGCCGTCGGAGACGCCGCTGCGCCGAGCCGGGTGAGCCGCCGCGGGTGCGGGGGTGATTCCCGGCCCCGCACCTCACCGTCTGGGTGCGCGCGGGCCCGTGGTCGCGTACCTATGAAGGACACGCCTTCATGAGGACACCGTCCCCATGAAGGGCACCGCGTCGCCGCGACCGACGGAGAGCCATGACCGACGCAGACCCCCAGGGCCCCGGCCCGGCCGATCCCTCGGACCGTGCCGCCGCCCCCGCCGCTCCTCAGGCCCGTGCAGCCGCCCCCGCCACTCCCCAGGCCAGTGCAGCCGCCCTGCTGCGGCGCCCCAAGCTCTGGATCGTGCCCACCGTCCTGAGCGGACTGCTCGCCCTGCTGCTGTCCCTCCTCTACATGGGCGGCATCGTCAACCCGCAGGGCGAGCTCAAGAACCTGCCGATCGCCCTGGTCAACGGCGACACCGGCAAGCCGCTGCCCGGCCAGCAGCAGAACCTGGGCACGCAGATCACCCGGTCGATCCTCGCCGACACCTCGAACCACAAGGCCGAGTGGCGGCGGCTGAGCCCGGCCGAGGCCAAGGACCAGCTGGACTCCGGCAAGGTCTACGGCGCGCTCGTCATCCCCGCCGACTTCACGGACTCGGTCGCCGCGCTCACCACGACCGGCGCCGCCGAACGGCCGACGATCACCGTGCTCACCAACCCCGGCAAGGGCAGCCTCGGCTCGTCCCTCGCCAGTCAGATCAACACCCAGGCGGCGCACCAGGCCTCGCAGACCATCGGCGAACAGCTCGTCCAGGCGGCGCCACGGGCCACGGCCACGGACAAGCTGCTCCTCGCCGACCCCGTAGCCGTCGCCACCCAGGTCGGCCATCCCCTCGGCACCCACAGCGGGCTCGGGCTGACCGCGTTCTACTACACGCTGCTGCTGGTACTGGCCGGATTCATGGGCGCCAACGTCATCAGCAACGGCGTCGACACCTCGCTCGGCTACGCCGACAACGAGATCGGCCCCTGGCACACCCGGCTGCCCACGGTGCCCATCAGCCGCACCCAGACCCTGCTGCTGAAGATGGCGATGACCGCGGGCATCACCCTGATCACCGTCTCCCTGGTGATGCTGGCCTGCGTCACGCTCCTCGACATGGACGCGACCCATCTGCCGCTGCTGTGGATCTACTCGTACTGCGCGTCGCTGGCCGTCGGCATCGGTGTGCAGGCCATCAACGCCGCGTTCGGCGGCATCGGCCAGCTGGTCTCCATGTTCGTGTTCATCGTCCTGGGCCTGCCGTCCTCGGGCGCCACCGTCCCGCTCCAGGCGGTCCCCGGCTTCTACCGTTTCCTGTCCCACTTCGAGCCCATGCGCCAGCTCAGCGACGGCGTCCGCGCGATCCTCTACTTCGACGCGCGCGGGGACGCCGGCTTGAGCCGCTCCTGGCTGATGATCGCGATCGGCACCGCCGTGGGGCTGCTGTTCGGCTTCGCGATGACCCTCTACTACGACCGCAAGGGCCACAAACGCCTGACGCCGCAGCCCGCGTGAGCGGAGCCGCGGCGCCATGGGCCGAGTTACGCGGCGCCGAAGGCGGTGCGCAGGGTGGTGACGGCTTGGTTGATGGCGGCTTCGGCGGCGTGGGTGTCGCGCAGGGCGTTGAGCATGACGAAGTCGTGGATGATGCCCTGGTAGCGGACGGCGGTGACGGGGACGCCGGCGGTGCGGAGTTTGTTGGCGTAGGCCTCGCCCTCGTCGCGCAGGACGTCGGCCTCGCCGGTGATGACCAGGGCCGGGGGCAGGCCGGTGAGCTGGTCGGTGGTGGCGCGCAGCGGGGAGGCGGTGATCTGGGCGCGTTCGGCGGCGTCGGTCGTGTACTGGTCCCAGAACCACTGCATGGCGTCGCGGCGCAGGAAGTAGCCGGTGGCGAACTGGTGGTAGGAGGGGGTGTCGAAGTTCGCGTCGGTGACCGGGTAGAACAGCACCTGCTGCACCAGGGGGAGGGTGCCGCGCTGCTTGGCCATCAGGGTCAGGGCGGCGGCCATGTTGCCGCCCACCGAGTCCCCGGCCACCGCGATCCGGCCGGCGTCCAGGCCCTTGGAGGTGCCCTGTTCGGCGACCCATCGGGCGACGGCGTAGTTCTGCTCGATGGCGATGGGGTAGCGGGCTTCGGGGGAGAGGTCGTAGTCGGGGAAGACGACGGCGGCGTTCGCGCCGACGGCGAGTTCGCGGACCAGGCGGTCGTGGGTGTGGGCGTTGCCGAAGACCCAGCCCGCGCCGTGGATGTAGACGATCACGGGAAGGCTGCCGGTGGCGCCTTCGGGCTTGACGATGCGGGTGCGGACGCTGCCGGTGGGGCCGCCGGTGACGGTGATCCACTCCTCGTCGACGGCGGGCTTGGCGATGTCCCCGGACTGCACCTCGTCGACCGTCTTACGGCCCTCCACCGGGCCGAGATCGAAGAGATAGGGCGGGTTGGCGGTCGCCTCGGCGAAGGCCTGGGCGGCGGGTTCGAGGACGGGGCGGGGGCCGGTCTGGTCGGACATGGCGATCTCCTCGGAAGAGCGTGGCCGCGGGCAGGCTCCGTCGACGGGGTTCGCCGGAGCGGCGGCACATCACGAATGTAGCGCTCGATTAAGTCGCGCACAACTTAATCGAGATCGATTTCATACCTCGCGACTTTCTATGCCGCGATACGATCGAGAGGACTCGACCGCGTGATCGCACGAGATCGCACGAGACCACTCGATCAGCATGAGACGGAGGGAGCCCGGTCATGACCGCCGCCGAACCGAAGCAGGACGGTTCCCTGCTCCTCGACGACCAGCTCTGCTTCGCGCTGTACGCCGCCTCCCGCGCGGTCACCGCGCGCTACCGCCCGCTGCTCGACGAACTCCAGCTGACCTATCCGCAGTACCTGGTCATGCTCGTGCTGTGGGAGCAGGACTCGATCTCGGTCCGCGACCTCGGCGCGGCGCTCCAACTGGAGTCCAGCACCCTCTCCCCGCTGCTCAAGCGCCTGGAGGCAGGCGGTCTGCTCCGCCGGGAGCGGCGCCCGGAGGACGAGCGCTCGGTCGCGCTCACGCTCACCGAGGCGGGGGCGCGGCTGCGCGAGCGCGCCGCGACGGTGCCCCTCGCCATCGGGGACGCCATGGGCCTGACGCCCGAGCAGGACGCCACGGCCAAGCAGTTGCTCCGCCTGCTCACCGCCAACGTCAGCGAGCGCTGACCTCAGCCGCGGCTCATCCCTCCACCAGCCGGGCCAGATTGGCCAGCGCCATCCGGGTGCCTTCCTCGTTCTGGTCGGCGGGCACGGCGTCGGGAATCCCCTCGTGCAGCACGACGACCTCCGTGCCGCCGTCCACCTCGGTGAGCGTCGTCGTCATGGTCATCGTGCCGCGCAGGCCCGGGTCGCCGGTCTCGAACTCGAACTCCTCGACGACCAGTTCGTCCGGTACCAGCCTCAGGAACCTGCCGTGGTACGTGTCGGTGTGCGAGCCGGACTTGCCGGTGCCGGTCGGCAGGTCGTAGGTGAGCGAGATCCGGAACGCGCCGCCCTCACGCGGCTCGAAGGTGTGCACCTCGCTGCTCATCCCGTCGGGCACCCGCCACTTCGCGAGCGCGTCGGCGTCCACCAGCATCCGGTAGACGGCCGCGCGGGGCGCCTTCACGTGCCATGACATGCGCGTCGCGTACATGCGCTCACCCTGCTCCCGGCTGCAACCTTGTCGCAACCTCCCGTGTGCTGCGCTGGGTCGTATGGATGAGGAGATCCCGCGCGTCGAGCTCACCCCCGCCGCCGCCGACCTGCTGCGCAGGCTGCGCGAGGCCCACGGCCCGCTGATGTTCCACCAGTCCGGCGGCTGCTGCGACGGCAGCGCCCCGATGTGCTACCCGGAGGGCGAGTTCCGCACCGGCGGCTCGGACGTACTGCTCGCGGAGCTGGAGGTCGAGGGCGTCGCGGAGCCGGTGACGTTCTGGATGTCCCGCAGCCAGTACGCGGCCTGGAGCCACACCCGCCTGATCGTGGACGTCGTCGAGGGCCGCGGCAGCGGCTTCTCCCTGGAGGCGCCCGAGGGCGTACGGTTCCTGATCCGTTCACGCCTGGTCGCCCCCTAGTCACCCCCCGGACGGCCCTCGCCGTCTGGTGCACCCCTCTTGGGTCCTGGGACAGTTGACGGGACCTCAGGGGGGACTGTGACGCATCGCCGAACAAGGTTCCGGGCGGGCAGACGGGCACTGACGTTTCTCATGGCATTCGGCGCGCTGGCCGGTGCGGCCCTGACGGGGGCGGCACCGGCCGGTGCCGTGCGGGCCGCGGTCGTGCGGGTCGCGTCGGGTGTCACCTACCAGCAGTACGACGTCCAGGCGGCCAAGGGCCCGACCCGCATCCATGTGATCCGGGCCGACCTGCGCGATCCGAAGGTCCGTCTCGACCTGCTGTATCCGGGGGCGGTGGCCGCGCGGGCGCCGGTGTCCCAACTGGCGGACGCCCAGGGCGCGGTGGCGGGGGTCAACGGCGACTTCTTCAACATCACCGAGACCCAGCATCCCGGCGTCGAGGCGACCGGGGCGAGCGTGGGCCCGGCGATCGCGAGCGGGCGTGCCCTGAAGGCGGCGGTGCCGGACGGGCAGCGGTTCGGGCCCGCGCTGCCGCCCGGCACCTCGACGCGGGACGTGCTCGGCATGGGCGTCGACCGGAGGCTCCGGCTCGACGGCCTGACGCTGGCCGGGAGCGTCCGCGGCTGGAGCGGGCAACTGCCGCTGGGCGGGTTCAACCAGTACGCGCTGCCGGTGGGTTCGATCGGCGCCTACACCAGCGCCTGGGGCGGCGTCTCCCGGCTGCGCGCCACCTGCGGCACGGACACCGACCGGGCCGCCCCGTGCAGCACGGACACCTACGAGGTGACGATCCGCCACGGCCGGGTCACGGCGACGGCCGACACCCCGGGCAGCGGTCCCGTCGACGAAGGAACCACCGTCCTCGTCGGCCGGGAGGAGGGCGCGCAGCAGCTGCGCAAGCTGTCCGTGGGCGAAGCGGTACGGGTACGGCACCGGCTTGTTTCGGCCACGAGCCGGGTTCCGTACCGCTTCGCTGTCGGCGGCTTCCCGGTCCTGAGCGGCGGGGTGCCGCTGCCGGGCCTGGACGCCGCGACCTCGGCCGTACGGACCGCCGTGGGCGTCTCGGACGGTGGCCGGCGCCTGCTGCTGCTCGCGGTGGACGGGGCGCCGGAGTACCGCACCGGGCTGACGATCGCCGAAGTGGCGGACACCCTGCGGGGGTTGGGCGCGGTGGACGGCTTCAGCCTGGACGGCGGCGGCTCGTCCACGCTGGTCGCCCGCGACCCCGGCGCGACCGCCGTGACGGTACGCAACCACCCCACGGGTGGCGCGGAACGCCCCGTCCCGAACGGCATCGGGGTCTTCTCGGCGGGCTGAGGATCAGGGTCTGAGGCTGCTGACGATGTCCGCGGTGGCCGTCAGACCGCTGGTGATGGTGGGCGCGATGCTCGTTCCGGCCAGGAAGAACCCGAGCAGCGCGCACACCAGGGCGTGGGAGACCTTCAGCCCGCCGTTGCGCAGGAAGATCACCGCCAGGATCAGGAGCAGCAGCACCACTGAGATGGAAATCGCCATCGCCAACCTCCTCCGCCACGCCGTCCCGTCCGGTTCACGGCGTTCGGCCGCAAGTGTGGCGTAGCGGAGGGTTCGTCCGGGCGGCTGACCTGTCCGCCGAACGTGTGGTTTCCCGGCCTGAAGCCCGTCCGGCGGATCATGCCGGACCGGCCCTAGCGACGGGCGTCGAGGAAGGTCTCCAGGCCCGCCAGGTCGTCGGTGTTGAGGTAGTCGACGCCGGCGGCGAGGAGTTCACCCCACAGTGCGTCGCGGGCGGGTCCCGCCACGTCCGGGGTGGCCCAGAAGCGCACCTGCTGGCCGCGCGCGTGGGCGGCGTCGACGATGCCGCGCAGCTTCTGCCGCTCGGCCTCGGGGAAGGCGCCGACGCCCTGCCAGGTGAAGTTGAGCGTCCAGTTGTCGCTGATCAGCGAGATGAAGGAGGCGGGCGCCGAGGAGCCGAGGTCGGTGAGGCGGCCGTCGTAGAAGGCGCGCCGGACGGTCTGCGCCTCCATGGGCGTACGGGCCGCGCGGTCACCGGAGATGACGGCGGTGACCGGCCCGGGGAACACCCTGCCGTGGGCGTAGGTCGTGAACAGGTGCTTGTACCGCTGGAGATGGCGGTCCAGCTCCAGATACGTCGACGAGCCCTCGGTCTTGATGTCGATGAGCAGCTGCACCGGCCTGCGCCAACCCCGGTACACCGAGCCGTGGTTGGCCCTGACGATCCTGGCCAGCGGGTCCAGGTAGAGGGACTCCAGCGTGCGGCTCGGGTCGAGGTCGTCCACGGTGTGGCCGATGAGGAGCTGGTCGCCGACGAGGAAGATGTCGGCCTCGACGCTGCCGAAGCGGTGGTCGAGGGCGTCGAACAGCGGCCGGGGATGCTCGTAGTCGTTGTGGGCGTGGGCGCGCCACAACGGCCGCGGCCGGTGTTTCTGTTCGCCCGCGAGGGCCTGCGTGGCGGGCAGCGCGACCGCGCCCGCGAGGGCGGCGCCGATGGTGGTGAGGGCTCTGCGAC includes:
- a CDS encoding YhgE/Pip domain-containing protein, coding for MTDADPQGPGPADPSDRAAAPAAPQARAAAPATPQASAAALLRRPKLWIVPTVLSGLLALLLSLLYMGGIVNPQGELKNLPIALVNGDTGKPLPGQQQNLGTQITRSILADTSNHKAEWRRLSPAEAKDQLDSGKVYGALVIPADFTDSVAALTTTGAAERPTITVLTNPGKGSLGSSLASQINTQAAHQASQTIGEQLVQAAPRATATDKLLLADPVAVATQVGHPLGTHSGLGLTAFYYTLLLVLAGFMGANVISNGVDTSLGYADNEIGPWHTRLPTVPISRTQTLLLKMAMTAGITLITVSLVMLACVTLLDMDATHLPLLWIYSYCASLAVGIGVQAINAAFGGIGQLVSMFVFIVLGLPSSGATVPLQAVPGFYRFLSHFEPMRQLSDGVRAILYFDARGDAGLSRSWLMIAIGTAVGLLFGFAMTLYYDRKGHKRLTPQPA
- a CDS encoding alpha/beta hydrolase, with the translated sequence MSDQTGPRPVLEPAAQAFAEATANPPYLFDLGPVEGRKTVDEVQSGDIAKPAVDEEWITVTGGPTGSVRTRIVKPEGATGSLPVIVYIHGAGWVFGNAHTHDRLVRELAVGANAAVVFPDYDLSPEARYPIAIEQNYAVARWVAEQGTSKGLDAGRIAVAGDSVGGNMAAALTLMAKQRGTLPLVQQVLFYPVTDANFDTPSYHQFATGYFLRRDAMQWFWDQYTTDAAERAQITASPLRATTDQLTGLPPALVITGEADVLRDEGEAYANKLRTAGVPVTAVRYQGIIHDFVMLNALRDTHAAEAAINQAVTTLRTAFGAA
- a CDS encoding MarR family winged helix-turn-helix transcriptional regulator gives rise to the protein MTAAEPKQDGSLLLDDQLCFALYAASRAVTARYRPLLDELQLTYPQYLVMLVLWEQDSISVRDLGAALQLESSTLSPLLKRLEAGGLLRRERRPEDERSVALTLTEAGARLRERAATVPLAIGDAMGLTPEQDATAKQLLRLLTANVSER
- a CDS encoding SRPBCC domain-containing protein; translated protein: MYATRMSWHVKAPRAAVYRMLVDADALAKWRVPDGMSSEVHTFEPREGGAFRISLTYDLPTGTGKSGSHTDTYHGRFLRLVPDELVVEEFEFETGDPGLRGTMTMTTTLTEVDGGTEVVVLHEGIPDAVPADQNEEGTRMALANLARLVEG
- a CDS encoding DUF779 domain-containing protein; amino-acid sequence: MDEEIPRVELTPAAADLLRRLREAHGPLMFHQSGGCCDGSAPMCYPEGEFRTGGSDVLLAELEVEGVAEPVTFWMSRSQYAAWSHTRLIVDVVEGRGSGFSLEAPEGVRFLIRSRLVAP
- a CDS encoding phosphodiester glycosidase family protein, with amino-acid sequence MAFGALAGAALTGAAPAGAVRAAVVRVASGVTYQQYDVQAAKGPTRIHVIRADLRDPKVRLDLLYPGAVAARAPVSQLADAQGAVAGVNGDFFNITETQHPGVEATGASVGPAIASGRALKAAVPDGQRFGPALPPGTSTRDVLGMGVDRRLRLDGLTLAGSVRGWSGQLPLGGFNQYALPVGSIGAYTSAWGGVSRLRATCGTDTDRAAPCSTDTYEVTIRHGRVTATADTPGSGPVDEGTTVLVGREEGAQQLRKLSVGEAVRVRHRLVSATSRVPYRFAVGGFPVLSGGVPLPGLDAATSAVRTAVGVSDGGRRLLLLAVDGAPEYRTGLTIAEVADTLRGLGAVDGFSLDGGGSSTLVARDPGATAVTVRNHPTGGAERPVPNGIGVFSAG
- a CDS encoding phosphatidylinositol-specific phospholipase C/glycerophosphodiester phosphodiesterase family protein → MALTTRRRALTTIGAALAGAVALPATQALAGEQKHRPRPLWRAHAHNDYEHPRPLFDALDHRFGSVEADIFLVGDQLLIGHTVDDLDPSRTLESLYLDPLARIVRANHGSVYRGWRRPVQLLIDIKTEGSSTYLELDRHLQRYKHLFTTYAHGRVFPGPVTAVISGDRAARTPMEAQTVRRAFYDGRLTDLGSSAPASFISLISDNWTLNFTWQGVGAFPEAERQKLRGIVDAAHARGQQVRFWATPDVAGPARDALWGELLAAGVDYLNTDDLAGLETFLDARR